A window of Cryptomeria japonica chromosome 3, Sugi_1.0, whole genome shotgun sequence contains these coding sequences:
- the LOC131054387 gene encoding uncharacterized protein LOC131054387 isoform X1: MERKKPSALVSVSLKLMEMWMVVAAARCGLLAKFWKMVSFKSQVMENEAAYFDGNPGLANDKDRSGERIRQQEVLQERHFGENSDMLANNHVGEFGFGRRYESWKRGSSAFRGRTRVLRAAVSKPMFSLESCLISYEIKDSSCIWCGRQRQRPLLVTDDGKIGGAGISPLLLPIPITDCGLPFHNDINSDEPGPVPITGLPSPSQCSQSSRNADISAAYRLVCFGVGIGIMSTIMSSRREMERLTCLLRQKEELIDDLEEELEMRGSWTVKDVTDEARNCLETWQHPLGKKQEQGASSFNALSNEVCEVDERTSGKNSVKIKKNMTGVEAELEAELEKLEFNLHFSNHQRNFLGINEIDPNCIADVVSGELKEDGLSCNAKSEEDNSSSIHEEFNTENFAVSPRDLERRLHEVIISRLQDRIRELETELEGSQTKLQAIKLAFKQSNELNQTSQSLNSEWKILDWLKKLFLKEC; the protein is encoded by the exons ATGGAGAGGAAGAAACCCTCTGCATTGGTAAGTGTAAGCCTGAAATTGATGGAAATGTGGATGGTTGTAGCGGCAGCGAGGTGTGGACTTTTAGCGAAGTTTTGGAAAATGGTTAGCTTTAAATCGCAAGTTATGGAAAATGAAGCTGCCTACTTCGACGGCAACCCTGGTCTGGCAAATGATAAAGATCGATCGGGGGAAAGGATAAGGCAGCAAGAGGTTCTCCAGGAAAGACATTTTGGGGAAAATTCTGATATGCTTGCAAACAATCATGTCGGCGAATTTGGGTTTGGGAGAAGATACGAGTCTTGGAAAAGAGGATCCTCTGCGTTTAGAGGAAGAACAAGGGTTTTAAGGGCGGCGGTAAGCAAGCCTATGTTTTCCCTCGAAAGCTGTCTCATTAGTTATGAAATTAAGGATAGTAGTTGCATCTGGTGTGGAAGGCAAAGACAAAGGCCTCTTCTTGTTACAGATGATGGTAAGATCGGGGGAGCTGGGATTTCTCCTCTGCTGCTTCCAATTCCTATTACAGATTGTGGACTGCCTTTTCATAATGACATAAACAGTGATGAGCCTGGGCCTGTACCTATAACGGGACTTCCTTCACCAAGCCAATGCAGTCAAAGTTCAAGGAATGCAG ATATATCTGCAGCCTACCGTTTGGTTTGTTTTGGAGTTGGCATTGGCATAATGTCCACAATCATGTCAAGCAGGAGGGAAATGGAGAGGCTTACCTGTTTGCTAAGACAGAAAGAAGAATTGATTGATGACCTAGAGGAAGAGCTAGAAATGCGAGGTTCATGGACTGTGAAAGACGTCACTGATGAAGCCCGTAATTGTTTAGAAACCTGGCAACATCCCTTAGGTAAAAAACAAGAGCAGGGTGCTTCTTCTTTTAATGCATTGTCAAATGAGGTCTGTGAGGTTGATGAGAGAACTTCAGGTAAAAACTCTGTCAAAATAAAGAAGAACATGACCGGTGTTGAAGCAGAGCTTGAAGCAGAGTTGGAGAAACTAGAATTCAACTTGCATTTTTCTAATCACCAGAGAAATTTCCTCGGAATCAATGAG ATTGATCCAAATTGCATTGCTGATGTTGTTAGTGGAGAACTGAAAGAGGATGGGCTCTCGTGTAATGCAAAATCAGAAGAAGATAATAGTTCTTCAATACATGAAGAATTTAATACAGAAAACTTTGCTGTTTCACCAAGGGATTTGGAAAGACGCTTGCATGAGGTTATAATATCGAGGCTCCAGGATCGTATCAGAGAGCTTGAAACAGAACTTGAAGGTAGTCAAACTAAATTGCAGGCAATCAAATTAGCTTTCAAGCAATCAAATGAGCTGAATCAAACTTCTCAATCATTAAATTCAG AATGGAAGATTCTAGATTGGCTTAAAAAACTGTTCCTTAAGGAATGTTAA
- the LOC131054387 gene encoding uncharacterized protein LOC131054387 isoform X2, whose amino-acid sequence MERKKPSALVSVSLKLMEMWMVVAAARCGLLAKFWKMVSFKSQVMENEAAYFDGNPGLANDKDRSGERIRQQEVLQERHFGENSDMLANNHVGEFGFGRRYESWKRGSSAFRGRTRVLRAAVSKPMFSLESCLISYEIKDSSCIWCGRQRQRPLLVTDDGKIGGAGISPLLLPIPITDCGLPFHNDINSDEPGPVPITGLPSPSQCSQSSRNADISAAYRLVCFGVGIGIMSTIMSSRREMERLTCLLRQKEELIDDLEEELEMRGSWTVKDVTDEARNCLETWQHPLGKKQEQGASSFNALSNEVCEVDERTSGKNSVKIKKNMTGVEAELEAELEKLEFNLHFSNHQRNFLGINEIDPNCIADVVSGELKEDGLSCNAKSEEDNSSSIHEEFNTENFAVSPRDLERRLHEVIISRLQDRIRELETELEGSQTKLQAIKLAFKQSNELNQTSQSLNSESSQGL is encoded by the exons ATGGAGAGGAAGAAACCCTCTGCATTGGTAAGTGTAAGCCTGAAATTGATGGAAATGTGGATGGTTGTAGCGGCAGCGAGGTGTGGACTTTTAGCGAAGTTTTGGAAAATGGTTAGCTTTAAATCGCAAGTTATGGAAAATGAAGCTGCCTACTTCGACGGCAACCCTGGTCTGGCAAATGATAAAGATCGATCGGGGGAAAGGATAAGGCAGCAAGAGGTTCTCCAGGAAAGACATTTTGGGGAAAATTCTGATATGCTTGCAAACAATCATGTCGGCGAATTTGGGTTTGGGAGAAGATACGAGTCTTGGAAAAGAGGATCCTCTGCGTTTAGAGGAAGAACAAGGGTTTTAAGGGCGGCGGTAAGCAAGCCTATGTTTTCCCTCGAAAGCTGTCTCATTAGTTATGAAATTAAGGATAGTAGTTGCATCTGGTGTGGAAGGCAAAGACAAAGGCCTCTTCTTGTTACAGATGATGGTAAGATCGGGGGAGCTGGGATTTCTCCTCTGCTGCTTCCAATTCCTATTACAGATTGTGGACTGCCTTTTCATAATGACATAAACAGTGATGAGCCTGGGCCTGTACCTATAACGGGACTTCCTTCACCAAGCCAATGCAGTCAAAGTTCAAGGAATGCAG ATATATCTGCAGCCTACCGTTTGGTTTGTTTTGGAGTTGGCATTGGCATAATGTCCACAATCATGTCAAGCAGGAGGGAAATGGAGAGGCTTACCTGTTTGCTAAGACAGAAAGAAGAATTGATTGATGACCTAGAGGAAGAGCTAGAAATGCGAGGTTCATGGACTGTGAAAGACGTCACTGATGAAGCCCGTAATTGTTTAGAAACCTGGCAACATCCCTTAGGTAAAAAACAAGAGCAGGGTGCTTCTTCTTTTAATGCATTGTCAAATGAGGTCTGTGAGGTTGATGAGAGAACTTCAGGTAAAAACTCTGTCAAAATAAAGAAGAACATGACCGGTGTTGAAGCAGAGCTTGAAGCAGAGTTGGAGAAACTAGAATTCAACTTGCATTTTTCTAATCACCAGAGAAATTTCCTCGGAATCAATGAG ATTGATCCAAATTGCATTGCTGATGTTGTTAGTGGAGAACTGAAAGAGGATGGGCTCTCGTGTAATGCAAAATCAGAAGAAGATAATAGTTCTTCAATACATGAAGAATTTAATACAGAAAACTTTGCTGTTTCACCAAGGGATTTGGAAAGACGCTTGCATGAGGTTATAATATCGAGGCTCCAGGATCGTATCAGAGAGCTTGAAACAGAACTTGAAGGTAGTCAAACTAAATTGCAGGCAATCAAATTAGCTTTCAAGCAATCAAATGAGCTGAATCAAACTTCTCAATCATTAAATTCAG AAAGTTCTCAAGGACTTTAG